The proteins below are encoded in one region of Paenibacillus sp. YYML68:
- a CDS encoding IclR family transcriptional regulator: MSAELNKTNSTLERALMLLEQLALNKGGVGIGELSEATQLPKSTTHRILETLQKAGFVMQEPSTEKYYVGLKAIEIGMSGLHNIDLVEAAIPHLQDLAAQTGQTAFLAVYNEGEVIYIYKVDGTSSVIMNAILGSRNPVHCTGLGKAIMAYFSLEAVDQIVSEKGLHKYTETTITDHQQFLQELSKIRQKGVAINREEYDEGLSSIAGPVFNYTGKVIAAISVAGPTARIFDKQEEIEAHVKEKSSLISKRLGYVPSMRSIYLS, from the coding sequence ATGAGTGCAGAATTGAACAAAACCAACTCCACGCTCGAACGTGCTCTCATGCTGCTTGAGCAGCTTGCTCTGAATAAAGGCGGCGTCGGAATCGGAGAATTGTCAGAGGCGACACAATTACCGAAGAGCACCACCCACCGTATATTAGAGACGCTGCAGAAGGCGGGCTTCGTCATGCAGGAGCCGTCCACGGAGAAATATTACGTTGGTCTGAAGGCGATCGAGATCGGCATGTCCGGACTTCATAATATCGATCTCGTAGAAGCGGCCATCCCTCATCTGCAGGATCTTGCCGCGCAGACGGGGCAGACGGCGTTCCTCGCCGTATATAATGAAGGCGAAGTGATCTACATCTATAAGGTGGACGGCACGTCCTCGGTCATTATGAACGCCATACTCGGCTCGCGCAACCCGGTACACTGTACCGGACTTGGCAAGGCGATCATGGCCTACTTCTCACTTGAAGCCGTCGATCAGATCGTCAGCGAGAAGGGGCTGCATAAGTACACCGAGACGACGATTACCGATCACCAGCAGTTCCTGCAGGAGCTCAGCAAGATCAGACAGAAGGGCGTCGCCATCAACCGCGAGGAGTACGACGAAGGCCTCAGCTCCATTGCAGGCCCTGTCTTCAACTATACGGGTAAGGTGATCGCTGCGATCAGCGTCGCTGGACCGACCGCCCGCATCTTCGACAAGCAAGAGGAGATCGAGGCGCACGTGAAGGAGAAGTCGTCCCTCATCTCCAAGCGACTTGGCTACGTGCCGTCGATGCGCTCGATCTACTTGTCCTGA
- a CDS encoding family 43 glycosylhydrolase — translation MKKESAATIRAKQYTKNSDWFCDFRYSPVTGLAYEEGVHRRDPSAVILVGDTYYVWYTKSVGEAHGFSTGDPDAKVFPWDHSEVWYASSPDGVNWTEQGLAVGRGPKGSYDDRSVFTPEILHHDGKFYLVYQVIEGQYLLRKYENIAMAVAEAPQGPWRKLDEPILRPAMNGEWYGDDDNRLTVKHKGDFDSLKVHDPVLFYYNNQFYLYYKGEQKGEEMTFGGRTTKWGVAIADHPEGPYVKSEYNPVTNSGHETLLWHYRGGMAGLLSTDGPEKNTIQYSHDGINFEIEAVIKNPPEAAGPFRTPDHDRSPLEGIRWGLCHNVHSKWNYIMKFSIDEEFKHCYANKVNPEVLWLGKKARKD, via the coding sequence ATGAAAAAAGAAAGCGCTGCAACGATCCGCGCGAAGCAATATACGAAGAACAGCGACTGGTTCTGCGATTTCCGATATTCGCCTGTAACCGGTCTTGCATACGAGGAAGGCGTACACCGCCGCGATCCGTCCGCTGTCATTCTGGTCGGTGACACGTATTACGTCTGGTATACGAAGTCGGTCGGAGAAGCGCATGGCTTCAGCACTGGCGATCCGGACGCGAAGGTGTTCCCGTGGGATCATTCCGAGGTATGGTATGCATCGTCACCTGACGGTGTGAACTGGACCGAGCAGGGGCTTGCCGTCGGTCGCGGGCCGAAGGGCTCGTATGACGACCGCAGCGTATTCACGCCGGAGATTCTACATCACGACGGGAAGTTCTATCTGGTGTACCAGGTCATCGAAGGTCAATATTTGCTGCGCAAGTACGAGAATATCGCGATGGCTGTCGCCGAGGCTCCGCAAGGTCCATGGCGCAAGCTGGATGAGCCCATTCTCCGCCCTGCGATGAACGGCGAATGGTACGGCGATGACGACAACCGTTTGACCGTGAAGCATAAGGGTGACTTCGACAGTCTGAAGGTTCACGATCCGGTTCTCTTCTATTATAATAACCAATTCTATCTATATTATAAGGGCGAGCAGAAGGGCGAGGAGATGACGTTCGGCGGACGCACGACGAAGTGGGGCGTTGCGATTGCCGATCATCCAGAAGGTCCATACGTGAAGTCCGAGTACAATCCTGTGACGAACAGCGGACACGAGACGCTGCTATGGCATTACCGCGGCGGTATGGCGGGGCTGCTGTCGACGGATGGACCGGAGAAGAATACGATTCAATATTCGCACGACGGCATTAATTTCGAGATCGAAGCGGTCATTAAGAACCCGCCGGAGGCTGCTGGCCCGTTCCGTACACCGGATCACGACCGCAGTCCGCTCGAGGGCATACGCTGGGGCTTGTGCCACAACGTGCATTCCAAGTGGAATTACATTATGAAGTTCAGCATCGATGAAGAGTTCAAGCATTGCTATGCGAACAAGGTCAATCCAGAAGTGCTCTGGCTAGGCAAGAAAGCGAGAAAGGATTAA
- a CDS encoding S-layer homology domain-containing protein → MNKYIAWLLTLLLGAGLLPVSANAQQPPMLKVQAASGVIGSEAAVQIVLQEANKLKTLNVKLKYDPSKLSLDQADVIKGEGFNSGWMYVSHVEQEVGRVNVVAVSTEGFHDHASKHIATLKFTIKQGAEIGTTPITVEHLNGYYEVSIPAGLQHTAGAVTIETTPSTPPPGDGQGSTDQPTDQPPGSNSGAGGVQNGTTLTQQAVVTNGTASAVITHDAVKKLVEQLGKTASTGTGKPKLQLLEIKSEVKPGEAVTKAQVSLPKAALADVAKLKETGVALTTPLGRIVFDSKALQAITRQAGDNISVTVEQPQVEDVVGRMPAEKQAAIREQLAGRPLYDFTVSSESGEISKFQGGKAQLTLPYELQPGEKPSSINVYYVSSDGKLKTERGRYDEKTKSVQLTLTHFSTYAIGYQEVAFKDVTGSDWYADAVSFLAARSITTGVGEGRFAPELAVTRGQFVKLLLDAYGIEPVAGGDNFADAGDTWYTGYLAAAKQLSIASGTGANRFEPEQPITRQELMTLMYNALKVLEELPEGQGAPLSQYADQSEVAPWANEAVAYMAQNGVVSGYDGRIHPSLTATRAQTAQLIYNLLSY, encoded by the coding sequence ATGAACAAATATATCGCGTGGCTTCTAACGCTGCTCTTGGGAGCGGGCTTGCTTCCCGTCTCTGCGAATGCACAGCAGCCACCTATGCTGAAGGTGCAGGCTGCTTCTGGCGTCATCGGAAGTGAGGCGGCTGTACAGATCGTCCTCCAGGAGGCGAACAAGCTCAAGACCTTGAATGTGAAGCTGAAGTATGACCCGTCTAAGCTGAGTCTGGATCAAGCTGATGTAATCAAGGGCGAAGGCTTCAATAGCGGCTGGATGTATGTCAGCCATGTGGAGCAGGAGGTGGGCCGAGTGAATGTGGTGGCCGTAAGTACGGAAGGCTTCCATGATCATGCCTCCAAGCACATTGCGACGTTGAAATTCACGATCAAGCAAGGTGCCGAGATCGGCACGACACCGATCACGGTCGAGCATCTGAACGGCTACTACGAGGTGTCGATTCCGGCTGGACTGCAGCACACGGCTGGTGCGGTAACGATTGAGACAACTCCAAGCACACCGCCTCCTGGTGACGGACAAGGATCAACGGACCAGCCGACGGATCAGCCTCCGGGCAGCAATTCAGGCGCGGGTGGCGTTCAGAACGGCACAACATTAACCCAGCAAGCGGTCGTGACGAACGGAACAGCGTCAGCGGTCATTACGCATGATGCGGTGAAGAAGCTCGTCGAGCAGCTAGGCAAGACGGCATCAACAGGCACAGGGAAGCCGAAGCTGCAGCTGCTGGAGATCAAGTCTGAGGTGAAGCCGGGCGAAGCGGTGACGAAGGCGCAGGTCAGTCTGCCGAAGGCGGCGCTCGCCGATGTGGCGAAGCTGAAGGAAACAGGGGTAGCCTTGACGACGCCGCTCGGCCGTATCGTATTCGACAGCAAGGCGCTCCAGGCTATAACACGGCAAGCGGGTGATAACATCTCCGTAACCGTAGAGCAGCCGCAGGTTGAGGATGTTGTAGGCCGTATGCCTGCGGAGAAGCAAGCGGCGATCCGGGAGCAGCTGGCCGGGCGACCGCTCTATGACTTCACCGTCTCGTCGGAGTCAGGTGAAATCTCGAAGTTCCAGGGCGGCAAGGCGCAGCTGACGCTGCCGTATGAGCTGCAGCCGGGCGAGAAGCCCAGCTCGATCAACGTGTACTACGTGAGTTCGGATGGGAAGCTGAAGACGGAGCGCGGACGTTATGACGAGAAGACGAAGTCGGTGCAGCTGACGCTGACACACTTTTCCACCTATGCGATCGGGTATCAAGAGGTTGCCTTCAAGGACGTAACAGGTAGCGACTGGTATGCAGACGCTGTCTCGTTCCTTGCGGCACGCAGCATTACGACAGGTGTAGGTGAGGGCCGATTCGCTCCGGAGCTCGCCGTTACGCGCGGACAGTTCGTCAAGCTGCTGCTGGATGCGTACGGTATCGAGCCTGTGGCAGGAGGCGATAACTTCGCAGATGCAGGGGATACGTGGTATACAGGGTACTTGGCGGCAGCGAAGCAGCTGAGCATCGCAAGCGGCACAGGCGCGAATCGATTCGAGCCCGAGCAGCCGATTACTCGTCAAGAGCTGATGACTCTCATGTACAACGCGCTGAAGGTGCTGGAGGAGCTCCCAGAAGGTCAAGGCGCTCCATTGTCCCAATATGCCGATCAGAGCGAGGTTGCTCCGTGGGCGAACGAGGCGGTCGCGTACATGGCACAGAACGGTGTCGTCTCCGGGTATGACGGTCGAATTCATCCGTCTTTAACTGCTACACGGGCACAGACGGCGCAGCTGATCTACAACTTACTGAGCTATTGA